Genomic window (Polyangiaceae bacterium):
CGTGAGCGCCAGCGGAGCAGCTCAGCTTCTTGGCCTTTGGCTGACCTTGCAGCTGGGCCATGGCCGTGGAGCGCAGCTGACGCACCAAATCGCGGAAGCGCTGGTAGCTTCGCTCGGCGCCCGACGACTGATCCGTAGGGAACAGCTCGAGAGCGATGCGGTTCGCCAACGGGTGCGTCAGGAGCTCGCGGTTGGTACCCGCAGGCAGTGAGAGCGCAGCATTGGATACCGGCTCGCCCATGGCGTTCGCGGTACGGTCGGCGCGCAGACGAGCCGCCACGGCGCTGACGTACTCATCCGTGTCGATGATCTCCGAGAGCTCGCTGTCGAGCGTAGGAGTCGCATGCTGCGGATAGAAGCGCACGGTCTTGGCGCCGTAGTACCCATTGATCTCCGCCATATCGCGCGGAGACAGCACGAAGCTACCGCTGACCACGTCGATCGCCTCGGCCAGATGTGCCGGCTGCGACGAGTGGATCACGAGCTCCGCGCCGAGCTGGTGCGCCCAACGCAGCATCACCGCCGCGGGCGTTGCGCCGAGACGCGCAGCAAGGGCCTGCAGCGGCGCAAAGTCGAACAGCTTGCCGCGCGCCAGCACGGTATGCGCCTGCACGCGAATACCTTCCGTGCGGCACAAGCCGAGGAGCGGTTGCACCGGACCCACGAAGGGATGCAGCTCGACTTGATTCACCGTCGGTCGATGTCGCAGGTCCGGCGTCGTGTCGCAAGCCAGGAGCAGCTGCGTGAGGCGCTCGGTCGTGTAGTTCGACACACCAATCTGGTGCACGAAACCTCGCTCCTTCGCAGCGCTCAGCGCGCGAAACATCGCGAATGGGAGCGGACGATGCAACAGCACCTGATCGACCGGTCGCCCCAGACGCTGGGCGAGTTGCTCGACGTGACGCAGTGTCTGCTCGAAGAGCAGGCTCTTGTAGATCTTTGTCGAAACGCGGATCGGCCCAGACTCCGGGTGAGCGTCCTCAAACGAACGCACCGCCGAAAAGACAGCCGCCTCGTTCTTGTAGAGCTCAGCGGTGTCGATGCTACGGATCCCCGCGGTAAGCGCCAGCTTCACGAGCTCGCTGACGCGCGGCCCCTCCAAGCGATAGCTGCCGAAGCTCAGTGTCGACACTGTCGCCTCAGTGGGCGCCCGCGAGCTCCCAATGGATGGCGGCTCAGATTCCGAGGTGGATATGGATTGATACGTGGTCATGTTTCCCTCCTTCAAACGCCGGGTAAAAAGGCTCAGGAAACGCGACGAGCCCGCTCCCTGAAGGCCGTGAGGCTGTGGGAGCGGGCTCGCGAAAGCGCTGTACTTACGCGCCTACAGCTCCGCCAACATCCCGCCTCGCTCGCCGCAACCGGCCCAGCTCGCTGCTCGAACTCTGCACGCACCTTCGCTCGCCGCGACTGAGACAGTCGCGCAAGTGCAGGGACGGGAGAAATCGAGACGGGACATATGAGCGGCAAAGGATGAACTGAAAGATTCTTAAGTCAAGCTCCGACGTCGTGACCGCGCTGACGCGACGTGACGCGGTCGCCGCATGAGAGGGGAACTCTGGGCTCAACGGTTCGGCTTGATGGCGCTCGTGTTACTCGCCACCCGCGGCGTCGCGTGCACCTACGCGACACCGAAGGTCGAAGTGCCCGAAGAGGTGCCACGCTTTTCGCCGCACCAGCTCCGGGTGACCGAGGTGACGGTGAAGAACCGGAACGAGCCGCTCTTGGTCGCGGCACCTGCGGGCGCCATGATCGAAGCCTCGGATCTGACCGTGGACGTCGACCTCGAGGCGGGAGGGCAAACCTTCCACGGCCACGGCGAAGCGAACAAGAACGGCAGCCTGTACGTCGACGCCAGGCGCCGCGCCCTCGCAGTGGCGCTCGACCGCGCGCTGAAGGATGCCGCTAGCAAGGTTAGGTACGACTGACGCTTGAGTGGTTCAGCGTTTCCGCTTGGAAGCGTTGAACGCGGCTGCGGCCTTGATGAGCGCCGCGAACGCCTTCTTGTTTAGCTTGTCGCCTTCGGCGAAGTCGATGGCGCGGCGCATATTCCCCTCGAGGCTCGAGTTGAAGAGCTTTGATGGGTCCGGCAAGGAGGCACCTTGGGCGAAGGTCAGCTTCACCTTGCCCTTGTAAGTCTCGCCGGTGCAGAGGATGCCGTCGTGAGACCAAACGGGGACGCCCGGCGAGGTGGCCTTGGCCCACTTCCACTCTTCGACCACGTCGGGGTCGGTCTTGAGGATCAATGCGCGCACCTCGGCGAGCAATTGACCTCTCCAGTCGTCGATCTCCTTGAGCCGGGCGTCGATGGTCGCCGACGCCGACGGCTGCGCTTCAGGCTTCTTCGCTGCAGGCTTCTTGGGAGCTGCCTTTGCTGCAGCCTTTTTCGGAGGAGCCTTCT
Coding sequences:
- a CDS encoding DUF1801 domain-containing protein, producing MSKTKTKAAPKKAAPKKAPPKKAAAKAAPKKPAAKKPEAQPSASATIDARLKEIDDWRGQLLAEVRALILKTDPDVVEEWKWAKATSPGVPVWSHDGILCTGETYKGKVKLTFAQGASLPDPSKLFNSSLEGNMRRAIDFAEGDKLNKKAFAALIKAAAAFNASKRKR